A single window of Nicotiana tomentosiformis chromosome 1, ASM39032v3, whole genome shotgun sequence DNA harbors:
- the LOC138905543 gene encoding uncharacterized protein translates to MVDFDVIMGMDWLASCYANVDCRTKMVRFQFPGEPVIEWKGNIAMPKGRFISYLKARKMISKGYIYQLVYVRDAEAKLPTLQSIHVVNEFLDIFPDKLSGLPPEREIELIIDALPDTQPISIPPYRMAPAELRELKAQLKDLLDKGFIRTITSHWGTPLNAIAFLVHVISDEGISVDIQKINAVKNWPRPTTPSEVRSFLGLAGYYKQFVEGFPLYQRH, encoded by the exons atggttgattttgatgtgataatgggaatggactggttggcctcatgctatgcaaatgttgactgtcgtacgaagatggttaggtttcagtttcctggtgAACCCGTCATTGAATGGAAAGGGAACATTgctatgccaaaaggtaggtttatttcctatcttaaggcaaggaagatgatctcaaaaggttacatttatcaacTTGTTtacgttagggatgcggaggcgaagctgCCTACTCTTCAATCAATCcacgtggtcaatgaatttctagATATTTTCCCAGATAAACTctcaggccttcctcctgaaagggagattgagctTATCATTGATgcgttgcctgacactcaaccgatctctatccctccatacaggatggccccggcagagttgcgagagttgaaggcgcagttgaaggacttgctggataagggtttcattaggacTATCACTTCACATTGGGGtacgcca CTGAACGCAATAGCATTCCTTGTCCATGTGATATCTgacgagggtattagtgtcgacattCAAAAGATcaatgcagtgaagaattggccgagacctacaacaccgtcagaagttcgcagcttcctggggctagcaggatattataagcagtttgtagaagggtttcctctatatcagcgccattga